A section of the Castanea sativa cultivar Marrone di Chiusa Pesio chromosome 12, ASM4071231v1 genome encodes:
- the LOC142621358 gene encoding protein VASCULATURE COMPLEXITY AND CONNECTIVITY-like: MELRVVVICAVIGVLGLSSVIMGFVAERTRIKVSQVTFDGFNCVRPHSPATALGLVALPAIILAQIIVSVATGCICCCKRGSHPNSCNWIIAQVCFVFSWITVVIAAVVLLLASSYNSSTSNYDSNGRCYVTKPGVFAGGAILCLVSVVLGLASYILSLQKNSNNRFQGDMAMAQPQFAGGTSIYQGATPIGQPQYQWGNPAVPNQGDMPMGHTKFPQ; the protein is encoded by the exons aTGGAGCTAAGGGTGGTGGTGATATGTGCTGTTATCGGAGTGTTGGGGCTCTCATCAGTTATTATGGGTTTTGTTGCTGAGCGTACAAGGATTAAG GTTTCTCAGGTGACGTTTGACGGCTTCAATTGTGTACGCCCACACAGTCCAGCTACAGCTCTTGGTCTAGTTGCACTACCGGCTATTATTTTAGCTCAAATTATTGTAAGTGTTGCAACTGGGTGTATTTGTTGTTGCAAAAGAGGTTCTCATCCCAATAGCTGTAACTGGATAATAGCACAGGTCTGCTTTGTCTTTTCCTG GATCACAGTTGTAATAGCGGCTGTTGTGTTATTGCTTGCATCTTCATACAATAGTTCTACCTCAAACTATGACTCAAACGGCCGGTGCTATGTTACGAAACCTGGAGTCTTTGCTGGGGGTGCCATTTTGTGCCTTGTAAGTGTGGTTTTGGGTCTTGCttcttatattttaagtttGCAAAAGAACAGTAACAATCGTTTTCAAGGAGACATGGCTATGGCACAACCTCAGTTTGCAGGGGGGACTAGTATTTATCAAGGAGCCACGCCTATAGGACAACCTCAATACCAATGGGGCAATCCTGCTGTTCCTAATCAAGGAGACATGCCCATGGGACATACTAAGTTCCCACAATAG